In Eubalaena glacialis isolate mEubGla1 chromosome 3, mEubGla1.1.hap2.+ XY, whole genome shotgun sequence, the following are encoded in one genomic region:
- the LOC133087936 gene encoding major histocompatibility complex class I-related gene protein, whose product MVLLLPLIIVLAVMHSDARTHSLRYFHLGVSDPGYGIPEFISVGYVDSHPITMYDSVSRQKEPQALWMAENLAPDHWERYAQLLRGWQQTFKLELKRQQHHCNHSGGHTYQRMIGRELLEDGNTTGFLQYAYDGQDFIIFNKDILSWMAMDNVAHITKRSWEASRHELQYQKNWLEEECIAWLKRFLEYGKGTLQRTESKTVLLAMKAVGFIVLAIALSGVGVVAWQRRP is encoded by the exons GGACTCACTCTCTGAGATATTTTCACCTGGGCGTCTCAGATCCTGGCTATGGGATCCCTGAATTTATTTCAGTTGGGTATGTGGATTCTCATCCCATCACCATGTATGACAGTGTCTCTCGGCAGAAGGAGCCACAGGCCCTGTGGATGGCGGAGAACCTGGCGCCTGATCACTGGGAGAGGTACGCGCAGCTGCTGCGGGGCTGGCAGCAGACGTTCAAGCTGGAATTGAAGCGGCAGCAGCATCACTGCAATCACTCAGGTGG CCACACTTACCAGAGAATGATTGGCCGTGAGTTACTGGAGGACGGAAACACCACAGGGTTTCTCCAATATGCATATGACGGACAGGATTTCATTATCTTCAATAAAGATATCCTCTCCTGGATGGCTATGGATAATGTGGCTCACATCACCAAGCGGTCATGGGAGGCCAGTCGGCATGAGCTACAATATCAAAAGAATTGGCTGGAAGAAGAATGTATTGCCTGGTTAAAGAGATTTCTGGAGTATGGGAAAGGTACCCTACAAAGGACAG AATCGAAAACTGTGCTTCTGGCGATGAAAGCTGTTGGGTTCATTGTCCTCGCCATTGCCCTCTCTGGAGTTGGTGTCGTAGCCTGGCAAAGGAGGCCCTGA